One Salinimonas marina DNA segment encodes these proteins:
- a CDS encoding dentin sialophosphoprotein, with product MKAFIKSLVAASIALAFGLSMNAYANPTNTADEVVDSQTATAYADTSGQGAAAANENSSATTDYSTDNSNNSDNSDNSDSSNNADSSNNSDNSNNSDNSDNSDASNNSDNSNNSDNSARDNSDNSARDNSDNSNNSDGSNASAADSAANNNSSASSDRSDNSDNSNNSDNSDNSDASNNSDNSNNSDNSARDNSDNSNNSDNSARDNSDNSSASATDAAANNNSTANSDRSDNSDNSNNSDNSDNSDNSDNSDGSYAAASDAAANNGSSATSDRSDNSMANASAMGSAAANGGSTASVDNSDNSNNSDNSNNSDNSNNSDNSDNSDNSDNSYASANGGAAANNNSTATVTNTDNSDNSMVMSDGTGTAAGDNGATVSATYSVNESMLTGEVTGNYVEYSMDTRSSISNANSMDNTFNGTAGINQNVQNLGENALVQQQVSFQGNVSVNPGQ from the coding sequence ATGAAAGCCTTCATTAAAAGTCTAGTTGCAGCCAGTATCGCTCTTGCGTTTGGCTTATCGATGAACGCGTATGCAAACCCCACTAATACCGCCGATGAAGTGGTTGATTCTCAAACGGCAACCGCCTATGCGGATACCAGTGGACAGGGCGCCGCGGCAGCAAATGAAAACTCAAGTGCCACAACTGATTATAGTACTGACAACTCGAATAATTCCGACAACAGCGATAATTCCGATAGCAGTAATAACGCAGATAGCAGCAATAATTCGGACAATTCTAACAACTCTGATAACAGTGATAATTCTGACGCGAGCAATAATTCAGACAACTCCAATAATTCTGATAACTCAGCCCGTGATAATTCAGACAATTCAGCCAGAGATAACTCAGACAATTCGAACAACAGCGATGGCAGCAATGCTTCGGCAGCAGACTCTGCTGCAAACAACAACAGCTCAGCCTCCAGCGATCGTTCCGATAACTCTGACAACTCCAACAACTCCGACAATAGCGATAATTCTGACGCGAGTAATAACTCAGATAATTCCAATAATTCGGATAACTCAGCCCGGGATAACTCAGACAATTCCAATAATTCTGATAATTCCGCCAGAGATAATTCGGACAATAGCTCTGCCAGTGCAACGGATGCCGCCGCGAATAACAACAGCACCGCTAACTCTGACCGGTCTGATAATTCGGATAATTCCAACAATTCAGACAATTCGGACAACTCCGACAATTCTGATAATTCAGACGGCAGTTATGCAGCAGCCTCCGATGCGGCCGCAAATAATGGTAGCAGTGCTACTTCTGATCGTTCAGACAACAGCATGGCCAATGCCTCAGCAATGGGGTCTGCAGCAGCCAATGGCGGTAGCACCGCTAGCGTAGATAATTCTGATAATTCGAATAACTCTGACAACTCGAACAATTCAGATAACTCCAATAACTCTGACAACTCTGATAACTCAGATAATTCAGATAATAGTTATGCCAGTGCTAACGGTGGCGCCGCCGCCAACAACAATAGTACTGCAACAGTAACTAATACTGACAACTCTGATAACAGCATGGTGATGAGTGATGGTACCGGAACCGCCGCAGGTGATAATGGCGCGACCGTGTCTGCTACCTATAGTGTTAATGAGTCAATGTTGACAGGTGAAGTAACCGGTAATTACGTGGAATATTCCATGGACACCCGTTCAAGCATCAGCAACGCCAACTCTATGGACAACACCTTTAACGGCACTGCTGGAATAAACCAAAATGTACAAAACCTTGGCGAAAATGCCCTGGTTCAACAACAGGTTTCTTTCCAGGGTAATGTTAGTGTGAATCCTGGTCAGTAG
- a CDS encoding winged helix-turn-helix domain-containing protein has translation MTVLSNHQCIIAISGDTTVTAQLSGYCLAKNIQLTILKVLDELKSMHRQSLFRLLVFDARHDLKAFARADEKIWQILELNGGTPVIFVYDKQKPLVPSFFTHHHYLPRGELLTGLDYFVGQYFYKKNHQERRVRERRHMNDRRAKPNNGHSGSHSGGDTHSIIKMGEFEVNPHTRTVYKKGRDLQLTRKEFELFMLLVEERDEICSVEAILSQLWPDTPRASKSDLYQYVHTLRKKVEHDPCQPQCLLTIKGVGYQLHI, from the coding sequence ATGACAGTCTTATCTAACCATCAATGCATTATCGCGATCTCCGGCGATACCACAGTGACTGCCCAATTAAGTGGCTACTGTCTGGCAAAAAATATACAACTCACCATCTTAAAAGTACTCGATGAACTCAAATCAATGCATCGGCAAAGCCTGTTCAGGCTGCTGGTTTTTGATGCACGCCATGATCTTAAAGCGTTTGCCAGGGCCGATGAAAAAATATGGCAAATACTGGAGCTGAACGGTGGCACCCCGGTTATTTTTGTCTACGACAAACAAAAACCCCTGGTCCCCTCGTTTTTTACTCATCATCATTATTTGCCACGTGGTGAATTGCTTACCGGACTGGATTACTTTGTCGGTCAGTACTTTTACAAAAAGAATCACCAGGAACGAAGAGTGCGTGAGCGTCGTCATATGAATGACCGGCGTGCAAAACCCAACAATGGTCATTCAGGCTCACATTCTGGCGGTGACACCCACTCCATCATAAAAATGGGGGAATTTGAGGTTAACCCCCACACCCGAACGGTTTATAAAAAAGGCCGTGATTTACAGCTTACCCGTAAAGAGTTTGAGCTTTTTATGCTTTTGGTAGAGGAGCGGGATGAAATATGCAGTGTTGAGGCCATTCTTAGTCAGTTGTGGCCCGATACTCCCCGTGCTAGCAAGTCCGATTTGTATCAATATGTGCATACGCTTCGTAAAAAGGTAGAACATGATCCCTGCCAGCCCCAATGTTTGTTAACCATTAAAGGGGTGGGATATCAGCTGCATATTTGA
- a CDS encoding carboxymuconolactone decarboxylase family protein, with product MPLVPPLSSEANPEVADMASFFNETLGFCPNSVLTMMRRPEIAKAFINLNMAVMDNQGAVTSAFKRLIAYVSSNVSGCRYCQAHTIRAAERYNAEPDQLDHVWEYQTHPSFSEAERAALDLAVAASTIPNAVDAPLIKRMNRYWSENDIVEIMGVIALFGYLNRWNDSMATTIEPDAIRSGEILLANTDWETGKHR from the coding sequence ATGCCATTAGTGCCACCTCTGTCATCCGAGGCGAACCCGGAAGTTGCCGATATGGCCAGCTTTTTTAATGAAACTTTAGGATTTTGTCCTAACAGTGTGCTCACTATGATGCGCCGGCCTGAAATTGCCAAGGCATTTATTAACCTGAACATGGCGGTGATGGACAACCAGGGCGCCGTGACCAGTGCATTCAAACGTCTGATTGCCTATGTATCGAGTAATGTTTCCGGTTGCCGGTATTGTCAGGCGCATACTATTCGCGCCGCCGAGCGCTACAACGCCGAACCGGACCAGCTCGACCATGTATGGGAATATCAGACGCATCCTTCGTTTAGCGAAGCCGAACGGGCCGCGTTAGATTTGGCCGTAGCCGCATCCACGATTCCTAATGCAGTTGATGCACCCCTTATAAAGCGGATGAACCGGTACTGGTCTGAAAACGATATCGTAGAAATAATGGGTGTTATCGCCTTATTTGGCTACCTGAATCGCTGGAATGATTCGATGGCCACCACCATAGAGCCCGACGCTATCAGGTCTGGCGAAATATTGCTGGCTAACACGGACTGGGAAACCGGCAAGCACCGCTGA
- a CDS encoding DNA replication terminus site-binding protein, whose translation MILLRYYMMRIEEHAEALIQLIHQHGIPQQAIMFAIPRITKAEEQLIIDDDYEVIEVSTVVGQQAINMAAQAFKDMYVYDNDLSRRFVQKYPGLIPLSCEQATIEPVITGLNEAKAAFKAEVQKYEDAEQKFFEVHDRFHYLITTMAYRKVYTFCGNYKAFYFNWSRRPRVETDTRDNWLERIERAKATIPAKHNQYSWYAALEQEKNLVNESRAEKLSIRRPIKLRPECSVRDEEGKMLGHSAGLPFLLTEAEHRPRVSELKNYTRTPVKTRSGKWQLLLPRIHLYEKLP comes from the coding sequence ATGATTTTATTGCGCTATTACATGATGAGGATTGAAGAGCATGCAGAAGCTTTGATCCAGTTGATCCACCAGCATGGGATCCCCCAACAAGCGATTATGTTTGCCATTCCGCGTATCACCAAAGCAGAAGAACAGCTAATCATCGACGATGATTACGAGGTTATTGAGGTCTCCACGGTGGTCGGTCAGCAGGCGATAAACATGGCGGCGCAGGCCTTCAAGGATATGTATGTCTATGACAACGACCTGAGTCGCCGCTTTGTACAAAAGTATCCTGGCTTAATCCCCCTGTCCTGTGAGCAGGCCACAATAGAGCCGGTAATTACCGGGTTAAACGAAGCAAAAGCGGCTTTTAAAGCTGAAGTGCAAAAATACGAAGACGCCGAACAAAAGTTTTTTGAGGTACATGATCGTTTTCATTACCTCATCACCACGATGGCTTATCGAAAGGTTTATACCTTTTGCGGAAACTACAAAGCCTTTTATTTTAACTGGTCTCGCCGCCCACGGGTAGAAACAGATACCAGGGATAACTGGCTGGAGCGAATTGAGCGCGCCAAAGCCACGATCCCAGCGAAGCATAATCAGTATTCATGGTACGCCGCCCTGGAACAAGAAAAAAATCTGGTAAACGAGTCCAGAGCCGAGAAGCTCAGTATTCGCCGTCCAATAAAACTCAGGCCAGAATGTTCGGTTCGCGACGAGGAAGGTAAGATGCTGGGGCACAGTGCAGGCTTGCCTTTTTTACTTACCGAAGCAGAACACAGACCCCGGGTGTCTGAGTTGAAAAATTATACCCGGACGCCGGTTAAAACCCGTTCAGGCAAATGGCAGTTGTTGTTACCACGGATACATCTTTACGAAAAATTACCCTAA
- a CDS encoding C39 family peptidase, which yields MKIVGVGVALFLVTFCSVAGMVNIGGNLNVQVESMVEKRFDRIYRQQYDFSCGSAALASLLSFHYNDIVTEFAVFKDMFNKGNKDKIRQQGFSMLDMKHYLSRRGYQSNGFKITLEQLAQSQRPGITIINNNGYMHFVIVKAQRANEVLVGDPAVGLKIIPREEFESMWAGRIFFMVQNRVDIAGYHYSFDKQYQSPAQANLGLPVDIQRLDVLSVIPAGNWDF from the coding sequence ATGAAGATAGTAGGGGTAGGTGTTGCACTTTTTCTGGTTACATTTTGCAGTGTCGCCGGCATGGTTAACATCGGCGGGAATCTGAATGTGCAGGTAGAAAGTATGGTTGAAAAGCGTTTCGACCGAATTTACCGGCAACAGTACGATTTTAGCTGCGGGTCGGCCGCTTTGGCCAGCCTGCTATCCTTTCATTACAATGACATAGTAACAGAGTTTGCTGTGTTTAAAGATATGTTCAACAAAGGCAATAAAGATAAAATACGCCAGCAAGGGTTCTCGATGCTGGATATGAAACATTATTTATCACGCCGTGGTTATCAGTCTAATGGCTTTAAAATAACCCTGGAACAACTGGCGCAATCCCAACGCCCCGGCATCACTATTATCAATAACAATGGCTATATGCATTTTGTCATTGTGAAAGCGCAACGAGCAAACGAGGTGTTAGTGGGCGATCCGGCCGTAGGCTTAAAAATTATTCCCAGGGAAGAGTTTGAAAGCATGTGGGCAGGACGCATTTTTTTTATGGTTCAGAACAGGGTAGACATAGCGGGCTACCATTATTCTTTTGATAAACAATATCAGTCTCCGGCTCAGGCCAACCTGGGTTTGCCGGTAGATATACAACGTCTGGATGTGCTTAGTGTCATCCCCGCGGGTAACTGGGACTTTTAA
- a CDS encoding NAD(P)-dependent alcohol dehydrogenase — protein MKTVGYAAHDSDAHMVPYHFERRALRDNDVAIEILYSGVCHSDLHTVNGDWGPQSYPLVPGHEIVGKVLEVGPDVKDYKVGQHVAVGCMVDSCQDCDQCHNHEEQYCRNGMTPTYGAPDRIDGTITQGGYSKHIVVREQFVLRLPEALDMAKAAPILCAGITTYSPLRTWDVKEGSRVGVVGLGGLGHMAVKLAVAMGAKVTVISRSDAKDQEAKELGATGILVSKDDDAMEQAANSFDLILDTVPVKHDVSQYAPLLDVDGSLVIVGQVGPLEEPSTIPLVTGRRRIAGSLIGGIEETQEVLDFCAKHNIHPECKMIRPEEVNKAYEHLAKGDIAYRFVMDMSSLDVDA, from the coding sequence ATGAAGACAGTTGGCTATGCTGCCCATGATTCTGATGCCCATATGGTGCCTTATCATTTCGAACGTCGCGCACTGCGCGACAATGATGTAGCGATTGAAATTCTTTATAGCGGTGTTTGTCACTCTGACCTGCACACGGTTAACGGCGACTGGGGTCCCCAGTCATATCCATTAGTGCCAGGACATGAAATTGTCGGGAAGGTGCTGGAAGTTGGCCCCGATGTAAAAGATTACAAAGTAGGCCAGCATGTAGCAGTAGGCTGCATGGTGGATAGTTGTCAGGACTGTGATCAATGTCACAACCATGAAGAGCAATATTGCCGTAATGGGATGACGCCAACCTACGGTGCTCCAGATCGTATTGACGGGACCATCACTCAAGGCGGTTATTCCAAACATATTGTGGTGCGCGAACAGTTTGTACTACGTCTGCCAGAAGCATTAGATATGGCTAAAGCGGCGCCGATACTGTGTGCCGGTATTACCACCTATTCACCGCTTCGGACCTGGGATGTTAAAGAAGGTAGCAGAGTAGGGGTAGTTGGTCTGGGCGGCCTGGGTCATATGGCAGTGAAACTGGCTGTGGCAATGGGTGCTAAAGTCACCGTCATCAGCCGTTCTGATGCTAAAGATCAGGAAGCCAAAGAACTGGGTGCGACCGGCATTCTGGTATCAAAAGATGACGACGCTATGGAGCAGGCAGCGAACTCATTTGATCTGATACTGGATACCGTACCCGTGAAACACGATGTTTCTCAATACGCGCCGCTGCTCGATGTAGACGGATCGCTTGTTATTGTGGGGCAGGTTGGTCCGCTTGAGGAACCTTCTACAATTCCATTAGTAACGGGACGTCGTCGTATAGCAGGTTCATTAATCGGCGGCATTGAGGAAACCCAGGAAGTGCTGGATTTTTGTGCCAAACATAACATTCATCCAGAATGTAAAATGATTCGTCCCGAGGAAGTGAATAAAGCGTATGAGCATTTGGCGAAAGGCGATATCGCTTATCGGTTTGTAATGGATATGTCGTCTTTGGACGTTGATGCTTAG
- a CDS encoding GlsB/YeaQ/YmgE family stress response membrane protein yields the protein MDITGLIIFLLIGAIAGWLAGKIMKGGGFGILGNIIVGIIGAVLGGFLFGALGISAGGIIGSIITATVGAIVLLFIVGLVKKA from the coding sequence ATGGATATTACAGGTTTAATCATATTTTTGCTGATAGGGGCTATCGCAGGCTGGCTTGCTGGTAAAATAATGAAAGGCGGTGGTTTTGGTATTCTAGGAAATATTATCGTTGGAATTATTGGGGCAGTATTAGGCGGGTTTCTGTTTGGCGCCCTGGGTATCAGTGCCGGCGGCATAATTGGCTCTATAATCACTGCGACAGTGGGCGCAATTGTCCTGCTATTTATTGTCGGGTTAGTTAAAAAAGCATAG